A window from Legionella busanensis encodes these proteins:
- a CDS encoding pentapeptide repeat-containing protein: MANTYETTIFKQHEFYSHKFSDLKLEKTELENKVFENCKFEKSNFSEAKLISCKFVDCEFISCNLSAIQLNNTSFSETLFADCKLMGINWTKAKWPLIKLTSPIQFYRSNVSYSSFYGLDLKEMIIEECVAHDVDFREGNFSNGNFTLTDFENSLFMHTKLQATTFIEAINYSISPIDNDIRKAKFSVPEVLNLLHAFQIEIE, encoded by the coding sequence ATGGCAAATACTTATGAGACAACTATATTTAAACAACATGAATTTTACAGCCATAAATTTTCAGATTTGAAATTAGAAAAAACAGAACTTGAAAATAAAGTATTTGAGAATTGTAAGTTTGAAAAATCTAATTTTAGTGAAGCCAAATTAATAAGCTGCAAGTTTGTCGATTGTGAGTTTATATCATGCAATTTAAGTGCAATCCAGCTAAATAATACCTCCTTTAGTGAAACTCTCTTTGCAGACTGTAAATTGATGGGAATTAATTGGACAAAGGCGAAGTGGCCACTGATTAAATTAACAAGCCCAATCCAGTTTTATCGCTCAAATGTTAGTTATTCAAGTTTTTATGGACTTGATTTAAAAGAAATGATTATTGAAGAGTGTGTGGCTCATGATGTTGATTTTAGAGAAGGCAATTTTTCTAATGGGAATTTTACCCTAACCGATTTTGAGAACAGTCTTTTTATGCATACTAAATTGCAAGCTACAACTTTTATCGAAGCAATAAATTACTCCATTAGCCCCATTGACAATGATATTCGTAAAGCAAAATTCTCAGTACCTGAGGTGTTAAATTTACTGCACGCTTTTCAAATTGAAATTGAATAG